A window of Pseudoalteromonas sp. MEBiC 03607 genomic DNA:
GCTTCACCTGAATTATAAAAAATCAGATCTTCAGCCATACGCGATAAGTGGATCATCGAAATTGATGCACAGCTTAATAGCTCAACCACAAAGTCACGGTCAGATACAGCGTCAAGGCTATTGCGTGTTGCCCCGGTAAAACCTAGCCCCTCGGCAAGAATCTGCCTGTCAATTGGGTACGCAGTGCCTGCTAATGCACCACTTCCTAATGGGCAATAATTCATACGGTTTTTGGCATCATTTAACCGACTTTCATCACGCTCAAGCATTTCAACATAAGCCATACACCAATGGCTAAATAACACAGGTTGAGCACGCTGTAAGTGTGTGTAGCCCGGTAAAATAGTACCGAGTTCACGCTCAGCTAAGGCAACAAACTCCGCTTTTAAGTCACTAATTGCTGTTAAGATGTGCTCTGCGGTGTCACGACACCATAAGCGGAAGTCTGTAGCAACTTGGTCGTTACGACTACGACCGGTGTGCAGTTTCTTTGCTAAATCACCTACTTTGTCAATCAGTGCTGACTCAACATATGAATGAATATCTTCATGACCTGCAACTGCTACAGCTTGTGGATTAGCTTTAACTTCTTCTAACAAAGTATTCAGTGCTGCAACAAGATCGTCATACTCTTGCTGATTTAAAACATCAACTTGCTTTAAAGCACCTGCCCATGCAACTGAGCCAATAATATCTTGCTCTGCAAGCTGATAATCGAAAGGAAGTGAGTCGTTAAATTGTTTAAACGCTTCATCTGGACCCGAAGAAAAACGTCCGCCCCATAATGCCATTGAACTGTCTCCAAATTGGGCTATCGCCCCGCAAAGCGGGGCGATAATAAAATTACTTTTTCGTTAGTGCTGAGATTCTGCTAGAAAGCGAGAATAAACGAATGAAGCCTTCTGCATGTGATTGATCATAAACATCATCTTCACCAAAGGTTGCAAAATCTTCGCTGTAAAGGCTGTTTGGAGATTTCTTCTGTACCGCAGTTACTTGGCCTTTATAAAGCTTCAGTACTACTTCACCTGTTGCCAATTTAGCCAGAGACTCCGCACCCGCTAAAATTGAGTCTTTTAACGGTGTAAACCAACGACCGTCATACACTAAGTGTGAAAACTCACCGCCAAGTACTTCTTTCCATTTACGGCTTGATTTATCTAGCACTAGTTCGTCAACAGCTTGTAATGCAGCCATGATCACAGTGCCTCCTGGCGTTTCATAACAACCACGCGACTTCATGCCTACTAAACGGTTTTCTACGATATCAACACGACCAACACCATGTGGCGCAGCAATGTTATTTAATTTAACTAAGCAGTCATACGGTTTTAGTGATTCACCATTCACAGCAACCACTTCGCCTTCAACAACATTTAATGTCACATATTCAGCTTCATTAGGAGCTTGTTCAGGAGAGTTAGTCCAAGTCCATACTTGATCACTTGGTTGGCACCATGGATCTTCAAGCTCACCACCTTCGTGTGAAATATGCCATGCGTTTGCATCACGGCTATAAATTTTTGTCGCAGAAGCAGAACACGGAATATTACGCTCTGCAAGGTAATCAAGTAATGATTCACGGCTTGATAAGTCCCACTCACGCCAAGGTGCAATCACCTTTAGGTCAGGTGCAAGGGCTGCGAAACATGATTCAAAACGCACTTGGTCGTTACCTTTACCCGTACAACCATGCGAAAGCGCATCGGCTCCTACTTTACGGGCAATTTCAACTTGTGCTTTAGCAATAATCGGACGAGCCATAGACGTACCTAGCAAGTACGTACCTTCGTAAATAGCGCCAGTTTTTAATGTTGGGTAAATATAATCACTTACCATTTCATCTTTTAAATCAACTATATGACACTCAGACGCACCTGAAGCAATCGCTTTTGCTTCAACGCCTTCTAGTTCTTCAGCGCCTTGACCTACATCAGCAACAAAGGCAATTACTTCACAGCCATAGTTTTCTTTTAACCAAGGCACGATTGCCGATGTATCTAGACCACCAGAATAGGCTAATACGACTTTTTTAATTGAACTCATTGGTGTTCCTTAAACAAAATTTGGATTTAGTAATGTCACAAGAAGAGCGTTCTGCGCATGCATACGGTTCTCTGCTTGTTGAATAATTTTTGATGCCGGGCCATCCATTACCTCAGAGGTAATTTCAAACTCTCGATGAGCCGGCTGACAGTGCAGCACAGTTTGTGCGCCAGTCTTCTCAAGCAATGCCTGATTTAGCTGATACGGCATATACTTAGCTTTAACTTGCTCAAGCGGTGTTTTATCACCCATCGAAACCCACGTATCAGCATAGACTGCATTTGCACCAACTGCCGCTTCAATTCGGTCACTGACCATTACAGAGGCGCCATTCATCGCTGCAATTTGCTCAGCTTGCTTAAGAATTTGCGAATCAGGTGAGCTACCTTTAGGGCAAACTGCCACAAAATCAGTACCTAAAGTGGCTGCTAATAGCATCAGTGAGTGAGTTACATTATTCCCCTCACCTAAGTAAGCTAGCTTAAGTTTACTAACATCGCCATGTACTTCTTGAAGAGTCAAGAAATCAGCCAAAGCTTGGCATGGGTGATATAAGTCGCACAAGCTATTAACAACAGGTACGCTTGAAAACTCACCCAAAGTGGTAAGTGTTTTGTGTTCGAATACACGAGCAACAATACCATCTGCCCACGTTGAGATATTAAGTGCAAAGTCTTTAACTGATTCACGTGCGCCCATGGCACCATTTTGTGAATCAAGATAGACCGCATGACCACCTAGCTTATTAATACCAATATCAAATGATAAACGGGTACGTAAACTAGGTTTTTCAAATAAAGTAACCACTGATTTACCTGCAAGCGCTTGGCTAAAATCTGCAGGATTTGCTTTAATTTTTTGCGCTAAGTTAAGAAGTTTAAGTGCGCCTTTTTGGTCTAACTCTAGACCCGATAAAAAATGATTTAACATGAAATACCTATGGTGTAATTTTCGTTCCTACGTGCTCGCCTTGTAATAAAGCGACTAAGTTTTCTGGCTTTAGCCAGCTTGAGATATACACACCACGTCGTAAATGTTGGGCAGCAAGAAGGCTGGTCTTTACTTTGACCTCCATCCCGCCCTGAATAACTCCTTCAAGGATAAGTGTATCGATTTGCTGCGTATTTAATTGATGTAATGGCTGCTTATTTGCGTCAAGTACAGCTTCTACATCAGTCATAAAAATAAGCTCTGCATTGAGCTCTTTCGCTATGGCTGCGGCTGCTTCATCGGCATTTACGTTATACCACTGACCGTCCTCTCCAAAGCCTATTGAACTAACAAGGGGTAAGCGACCTTGTTCTAATAAGCTCGGTAACACGCTATGACAGCTTCCACTACATTGACCAACTTGGCCTAATACTTTGAGTTTTTCTGAAACTACAACGCCCGCCTCATAAAGGCTCAAACCAACAGGCTTATGGCCCGCACCGATAGCTTGACTCATAAGCTGTTTGTTAGCACAACCTGCAAGCGCCCCGACAATATAAGGCATTTGTTCATTAGGACTGATGCGTAATCCTTGGTGCTTTGCAGTTACAAAACCCGCCTCTTTTAACCATGCATCTACAAGCGCTCCACCGCCATGCACAATCACAAAATTAGCGTGTTCTTGCGATGCTAGAACATCGAACAATGCTTTTGCTGCATCGGCAGTGTTTAATACTGCACCACCAATTTTAATAACCCATGTTTTCATCATAGTGCTCCGCTAAGGCCTGTATGATGAGGTTCACCCATCGCTAAATTAATACATTGCAACGCTTGGCCTGCAGCACCTTTTAATAGGTTATCAATCGCAGACATTACAATTAATTGCTGACCTTTTTGTTGCCATGCAATATCTACATAAGGTTGTTTTGCAACACCTTTTATACTTGGGATCTTATTACCTAATAAGCGGATCAATGGCTCATCGGCTAAAACTTGATATGCCTCTTTAACCTGTTCAGGGGTAACATCTGGCTTTAGCTGCACATAAATGGTTTCTAGGATGCCGCGTGGAAAATTACCTAAATGCGGGGTGAATAACACTGGATGTCCAAGATGCTGCTCAATCTCCGGCGTGTGTCTATGATTAAATAAACCATAAGGGGCAAGTGATACTTCGCAAAAATGCGTATTAACACTGGCTTTTCTACCAGCGCCTGTCACACCTGACACAGCATTAACAATAACAGGCTGCTCAGCCAGTAAGTTTGCTTGTTTAAGGGGCTTTAATGCGTTAAGCGCTGCTGTCGGATAACAACCCGCTACAGCAACAAGGTTTGCTTTACTGATCGCATCACTATTCCATTCAGCTAAACCATATGCAGCTTGTGCTAAAAGCTCAGGGTGTTCATGTGCGAAACCGTAATAAGTTTGGTAATCCTCATTCCCAGCTAAACGGAAGCCACCTGAAAGGTCGAATACTTTTTTACCCATAGCTAAAAATTGTGGCGCAAGGTCGACACTTACTTTGTGATCAGTACACAAGCACACATAATCAGCATTATTTTCAATATCTTTGTAAGCAGCTGTTGTTAGTGCTTGTAAAGGATACTCTAACAGCCCTAAATGCTCAGGATATAAATCACTTAATAATTTACCTTTATCTAAACTGCCCTCTGAGACATAACATGCTTGTAGGGTTAATTTAGGGTGCTTAGCAACTAAACTTGCTAGCTCTGCGCCGCTATAACCACTTGCGCCAATAATCACTACATTCATTGCTTACTTTTACCTATTAAATCTATTTATCGATACGCCTAAAACTTCTCGCTGAAAAGCGAATAAAAACACTGTCTAAAGTAATGAAATCAGGTTATCGT
This region includes:
- a CDS encoding argininosuccinate synthase; this encodes MSSIKKVVLAYSGGLDTSAIVPWLKENYGCEVIAFVADVGQGAEELEGVEAKAIASGASECHIVDLKDEMVSDYIYPTLKTGAIYEGTYLLGTSMARPIIAKAQVEIARKVGADALSHGCTGKGNDQVRFESCFAALAPDLKVIAPWREWDLSSRESLLDYLAERNIPCSASATKIYSRDANAWHISHEGGELEDPWCQPSDQVWTWTNSPEQAPNEAEYVTLNVVEGEVVAVNGESLKPYDCLVKLNNIAAPHGVGRVDIVENRLVGMKSRGCYETPGGTVIMAALQAVDELVLDKSSRKWKEVLGGEFSHLVYDGRWFTPLKDSILAGAESLAKLATGEVVLKLYKGQVTAVQKKSPNSLYSEDFATFGEDDVYDQSHAEGFIRLFSLSSRISALTKK
- a CDS encoding ornithine carbamoyltransferase — its product is MLNHFLSGLELDQKGALKLLNLAQKIKANPADFSQALAGKSVVTLFEKPSLRTRLSFDIGINKLGGHAVYLDSQNGAMGARESVKDFALNISTWADGIVARVFEHKTLTTLGEFSSVPVVNSLCDLYHPCQALADFLTLQEVHGDVSKLKLAYLGEGNNVTHSLMLLAATLGTDFVAVCPKGSSPDSQILKQAEQIAAMNGASVMVSDRIEAAVGANAVYADTWVSMGDKTPLEQVKAKYMPYQLNQALLEKTGAQTVLHCQPAHREFEITSEVMDGPASKIIQQAENRMHAQNALLVTLLNPNFV
- the argB gene encoding acetylglutamate kinase; translation: MKTWVIKIGGAVLNTADAAKALFDVLASQEHANFVIVHGGGALVDAWLKEAGFVTAKHQGLRISPNEQMPYIVGALAGCANKQLMSQAIGAGHKPVGLSLYEAGVVVSEKLKVLGQVGQCSGSCHSVLPSLLEQGRLPLVSSIGFGEDGQWYNVNADEAAAAIAKELNAELIFMTDVEAVLDANKQPLHQLNTQQIDTLILEGVIQGGMEVKVKTSLLAAQHLRRGVYISSWLKPENLVALLQGEHVGTKITP
- the argC gene encoding N-acetyl-gamma-glutamyl-phosphate reductase, producing the protein MNVVIIGASGYSGAELASLVAKHPKLTLQACYVSEGSLDKGKLLSDLYPEHLGLLEYPLQALTTAAYKDIENNADYVCLCTDHKVSVDLAPQFLAMGKKVFDLSGGFRLAGNEDYQTYYGFAHEHPELLAQAAYGLAEWNSDAISKANLVAVAGCYPTAALNALKPLKQANLLAEQPVIVNAVSGVTGAGRKASVNTHFCEVSLAPYGLFNHRHTPEIEQHLGHPVLFTPHLGNFPRGILETIYVQLKPDVTPEQVKEAYQVLADEPLIRLLGNKIPSIKGVAKQPYVDIAWQQKGQQLIVMSAIDNLLKGAAGQALQCINLAMGEPHHTGLSGAL